In the Alligator mississippiensis isolate rAllMis1 chromosome 7, rAllMis1, whole genome shotgun sequence genome, one interval contains:
- the LOC109283687 gene encoding olfactory receptor 6N1-like, with product MAENILFTVLVVADHHLHTLMYFFLGNLSFLQTCYSSTILSRMLASLLTGDKTISVMGCIIQLSIFGFLGATECYLLAAMSYDRYIAICKPLHYVILMNGRICHQLAAGAWLSGFMGSAIMTILVTQLTFCGPSDTDHFFCDFTPLTKLSCSNASLVTLVTAVLSSVETLLPFVFTMETYVCIITTILKIPSTTGKQKAFSICSAHLLVVAMFYGTLILVYVIPKTSALIDLNKMFSLFYTVLTPVANPLVYSLRNKEIKESLRNIVSQCRTSRF from the coding sequence ATGGCTGAGAACATCCTCTTCACTGTTCTGGTTGTGGCTGATCATCATCTTCACACCctcatgtacttcttcctggggaaCCTGTCCTTCTTGCAGACCTGCTATAGTTCCACCATCCTATCCAGAATGCTTGCCAGCCTCCTGACTGGAGACAAAACCATTTCTGTTATGGGATGTATTATACAACTTTCTATTTTTGGTTTCCTAGGAGCTACAGAGTGTTATCTCCTGGCTGCAATGTCTTATGACAGATATATAGCCATCTGCAAACCTCTGCACTATGTAATCCTCATGAATGGTAGGATCTGCCATCAGCTTGCAGCTGGGGCTTGGCTAAGTGGGTTCATGGGTAGTGCTATAATGACAATTCTGGTTACCCAATTAACTTTCTGTGGCCCCAGTGACACTGatcatttcttttgtgatttCACCCCACTGACAAAGCTGTCCTGCAGTAATGCCAGCCTAGTCACTCTGGTTACTGCTGTGCTTTCCTCTGTGGAAACTCTGCTCCCATTTGTATTCACCATGGAAACCTATGTTTGTATCATCACTACCATCTTGAAAATCCCTTCAACCACTGGGAAGCAAAAGGCATTTTCCATCTGCTCCGCTCACCTTCTTGTGGTAGCTATGTTTTATGGGACCCTAATTCTTGTCTATGTGATACCAAAAACTTCTGCACTCATAGATCTGAACAAGATGTTCTCTCTGTTCTACACTGTCTTGACTCCTGTGGCAAATCCTCTGgtatacagcctgagaaacaaagaGATAAAGGAATCACTGAGAAATATTGTCAGTCAATGCAGAACTTCTCGGTTCTGA